In the genome of Gadus morhua chromosome 12, gadMor3.0, whole genome shotgun sequence, one region contains:
- the lrrc66 gene encoding uncharacterized protein lrrc66 has translation MVLPRRPGWEVLLLFWGSWGCWASPVPLIPCPEPCVCLDHTLINCSSSGLPHAPQHPSMDRTADLDLSHNLLSSVALRRPNPELLALRLGNNQISYLSLCLNEWSSDRVGRRMPSPGAWRSQRSQRCVSWAPGLLLLSMERNRLAESPRGLGGSRALQVLQLSYNQISTLEAGDLEGLHQLKELHLQHNLISSLHPRAFVGLTNLTVVDFSFNLLTSLSPATFWSLRLGLVVRAGGNPWRCDCEMANLKRRMALDEDEDQRLWLDMVCHSPSSLAGRDLLQLHEEDFGCGGAKNKPGLHQDLTVDHGSTVLLPCSMQKGSTWWTPKGQVSANESQAGLLMSDITERDAGLYICLSQSHKDIVSVYNLKIREQARANSRLPRSLPVDTQGIGRAGQVRAMTENQRLGLAVGLSIFFTFLVAFILGVFARPCIDVLCQKVCVKKNAPAQPGSVSSAGQSPYDNQAYSDEEDEPEIVSDRERRVTFSTQENQEESMNYKVTWASGQPKNQSSSSDEEQGNSTRTKMKSLKASSSQPVDSELGERGRLSSSSDEEQGNSTRTRKKSLKASSSQPVDSELGERGSLSSSSDEEEGNSTRTKKKSSIASPSQPVDNCINQKETDLEFTSEPFADWSPHLNDAKLRDQYQPNDSGDAFDFPESIQSGSARSSSLSGSFNHSKKFVFPTSNDLRQANRSRSSSSSASHLSEDESTQYTVNQETEEWAGMGMDQDVKNIDQTKIIKGVVSFDKQTHSKQPISITSQEVLEGELQNTQMATDHFDSSLSSSCESDDEVTEYTFNQGAADEDEGTGRNSKNIDAQNNVWPKLDFSHVTRIKQRLDITVETINTGPAVTSKDTGSVYRTHVKPRLDIKASTDFTSGSSESEEENTKIENAYQPHLCLGTVNPSKDFEIYAQENTWPELDLNNITGVKRHLDIKVVTETTGPAVPLNDTDQDYRYHANPLPVIKESTDFTSSSSESEDEPNMHLDTVSQINDFEINAQEDRWPELKLGNVNRVKRRLDIKATTDTTDPAVLLKDTDQDYRWSQLDLGNINQVKQPVNIKASTDSTSSSDSDEEPTDVRTRIENTSPLIEHLGTVSQKKESEMNVQNENWPVLDLIHVTRVKRRLDIKVATENTGPAVTLRDTDQDYRYNAKPHPDFTASTASTSSSSESEEEPNMHLDTVSQIKDFEINAREERWPELKLGNVNRVKRRLDIKATTDTTDPAVLLKDTYQDYRWSQLDLGNINQVKQPVNIKASTDSTSSSDSDEEPTGVRTKIENTSPLIAHLGTVSQKKGSEMNVQNENWPVLDLSHVTRVKRRLDIKVATENTGPAVTLRDTDQDYRYNAKPHPDFTASTASTSSSSESEEEPNMHLDTVSQIKDFEINAQEERWPELKLGNVNRVKRRLDIKATTETTDPAVLLKDTAQDYRWSQLDLGNINQVKQPVNIKASTDSTSSSDSDEEPTDVRTRIENTSPLIEHLGTVRQKKESEMNVQNENWPVLDLIHVTRVKRRLDIKVATENTGPAVTLRDTDQDYRYNVKPHPDYTASTASTSSSSDSEEEIMGPVVNLEDTYVKTKVENAYQPHLHVGTASSIKDLEIGARDDGWPELDLGNVNRVKRRLDIKATTETGNPAVTLRDTDQDYRFHVKPRPESTASTDSTSSSSESEEATPGLLVNLDDSYVKTKVETAYQPHLQLGTIKDSEINAQEERWPKLNLSNISGIKQRLDIKVKPHPEIKESTDFTSSSSESEEDFTVVNLDNAYVKTKVENAYQPKLHLDKVNPIKDIEINAQEDRWPELDLGNVNRVKRRLDIKATTETTDPAVLLKDTDQDYRWSQLDLGNINQVKQPVHIKASTDSTSRSDSDEEPTDVRMKIAKFSTPIVHLGTVDPNKESEMNVQKGNWPLVDLNRVKRRLDIRVGTETTGPTLILEDTDQDYRYHVKTRRETSTDYTSSSSSSDSEEESRGPAMNVDDKTKEENTHKPSLHLGTVKPIKDTEVDAKNDRWPELDLSRLPHIKRRLDFKASTKTPSSAVDDTNDDWWSHTDLDNITRSKRRLDIKVPTPLPERTSISSGLPLQSRSSSSSNDSDGEMKVQMVKEEREDPVVGTMSEIRWPDLNPRVPRIKRRIDVKTPLPIPHPGKVDPVQNDIGSSTSESEDEKQVQTRQHESEVHVLSPTTKNESIVHFKGPLYDDSLTSKRDPIIKLEKYAVITDGLDDNNKGLKSIPGPEYTPDLESRWAGLNLGKSRLRQRLDISANKAAPLKVSSETEIRSSSGERVDKIKEWAEKSSSVKDSDIDAQKETWPLVDLGNVTGVKRRLDIKVATPSPTSSSGDSGEANSWPVLDLDNISGIKRRLDIKTTPSSNISIEDWNTRLESPPPVPDSSTSNESENASMRHRRVDFPEYHTHGPARSFAQSVRGTSDTEVDSSFTTVDIKGWRSVKMGTQERRGLGALRAMSSERKRWDTDDKELGAEGSSQQSSHQGIPLREAPSLNYSFSGEDLEPHSSIISVQEARAPERLPRSRQRTEYQNRLMGRDRQGGDTKVDLRHPPEYLEIQNSTLFDSSNPMSEV, from the exons ATGGTGTTGCCACGGCGGCCCGGCTGGGAGGTTCTGCTGCTGTTCTGGGGCTCCTGGGGGTGCTGGGCATCCCCAGTCCCCCTCATCCCCTGCCCAGAGCCCTGCGTCTGCCTGGATCACACCCTGATCAACTGCTCCTCCTCTGGGCTCCCCCACGCTCCACAACACCCTTCCATGGACAGAACCGCAGATTTAGATCTATCCCACAACCTCCTGAGCTCCGTAGCTCTCCGCAGGCCTAACCCGGAGCTCCTGGCCCTGCGGCTGGGGAACAACCAGAtatcctatctctctctctgcctcaatGAGTGGAGCTCCGATAGGGTTGGACGCCGCATGCCGTCCCCTGGGGCctggaggagccagaggagccAGAGGTGTGTCTCCTGGGCTCCCGGTCTGCTGCTGCTATCGATGGAGAGGAATCGCCTGGCTGAGTCACCCCGGG GGCTTGGAGGGAGCCGGGCTCTGCAGGTTCTCCAGCTCTCCTACAACCAGATCTCCACCCTGGAGGCAGGGGACCTGGAGGGTCTACATCAGTTGAAGGAGCTCCATCTGCAACACAACCTCATCAGCAGCCTACACCCTCGGGCCTTCGTAGGCCTCACCAATCTCACT GTCGTCGACTTCAGCTTCAACCTGCTGACGAGCCTCTCTCCAGCAACCTTCTGGTCCCTGCGGTTGGGGCTGGTGGTCAGGGCTGGTGGAAACCCGTGGAGGTGTGACTGTGAAATGGCTAACCTGAAGAGGCGGATGGCCCTGGATGAAGACGAAGACCAGCGGCTATGGTTGGACATGGTGTGTCACTCGCCTTCCTCGCTTGCGGGGAGAgatctgctccagctccacgaAGAGGACTTTGGGTGTGGCGGTGCCAAGAACAAGCCTGGGCTCCATCAGGATCTCACCGTCGACCACGGGTCTACTGTTCTGCTGCCTTGCTCAATGCAAAAAG GTTCAACCTGGTGGACTCCCAAAGGTCAAGTGTCCGCCAACGAGTCTCAGGCGGGTCTACTGATGAGTGACATCACAGAGAGGGATGCAGGGCTTTATATTTGTTTGTCCCAATCACACAAAGATATTGTATCTGTTTACAACCTGAAAATCAGGGAACAGGCGAGGGCTAACAGCAGATTGCCCAGAAGTTTACCCGTCGACACCCAAGGGATAGGCAGAGCGGGTCAAGTAAGGGCCATGACAGAGAATCAGCGCCTGGGTCTGGCTGTGGGTCTATCTATTTTCTTCACTTTCCTGGTGGCGTTTATCCTCGGCGTCTTCGCTAGACCATGTATCGATGTACTCTGCCAAAAGGTTTGCGTTAAGAAAAACGCTCCCGCTCAACCAGGCTCAGTCTCGTCCGCAGGTCAGAGCCCCTACGACAACCAGGCCTACTCGGACGAAGAGGACGAACCAGAGATTGTGTCTGACAGAGAGCGGAGAGTGACCTTCAGTACCCAAGAAAACCAGGAGGAAAGCATGAACTATAAAGTTACTTGGGCAAGTGGGCAACCGAAAAACCAGTCCTCTTCTTCTGATGAGGAGCAGGGCAACAGTACAAGGACAAAGATGAAGTCCTTGAAAGCCTCGTCCTCTCAGCCCGTTGACAGTGAgctgggagagcgagggaggctgTCCTCTTCTTCTGATGAGGAGCAGGGCAACAGTACAAGGACAAGGAAAAAGTCCTTGAAAGCCTCGTCCTCTCAGCCCGTTGACAGTGAgctgggagagcgagggagtctGTCCTCTTCttctgatgaggaggagggcaaCAGCACAAGGACAAAGAAGAAGTCATCGATAGCCTCGCCCTCTCAGCCCGTTGATAACTGTATCAACCAGAAGGAGACTGATTTAGAATTCACCTCTGAACCGTTTGCTGATTGGTCCCCACACCTGAACGATGCAAAGCTCAGGGACCAGTACCAGCCAAACGACAGCGGAGATGCCTTTGATTTCCCTGAGTCCATTCAAAGTGGTTCAGCAAGGTCCAGTAGTCTATCTGGATCTTTTAATCATTCAAAAAAGTTTGTTTTCCCAACTTCAAATGATTTGAGACAAGCTAACAGGTCCAGGTCCAGCTCCAGCTCTGCCTCTCATCTCAGTGAGGATGAGTCGACACAATACACTGTGAACCAAGAAACCGAGGAGTGGGCCGGAATGGGAATGGACCAGGATGTGAAAAACATTGATCAAACTAAGATCATTAAAGGGGTTGTTAGCTTTGACAAACAGACCCATTCAAAACAACCAATCAGTATTACTTCACAGGAGGTGTTGGAGGGTGAGCTACAAAACACCCAAATGGCCACAGATCACTTTGATTcatctctttcttcttcctgtGAAAGTGATGATGAGGTCACAGAGTACACATTTAATCAAGGAGCAGCTGATGAAGATGAGGGAACAGGAAGGAATAGCAAGAACATTGACGCTCAAAACAATGTCTGGCCCAAGTTGGATTTCAGCCACGTCACTCGTATCAAACAGCGTCTTGATATTACAGTGGAAACAATAAACACAGGTCCTGCAGTAACCTCGAAAGACACAGGTTCAGTCTACAGGACTCATGTCAAACCACGTTTGGATATTAAAGCATCAACGGATTTCACCTCCGGCAGCAGTGAGAGTGAAGAGGAGAACACTAAGATTGAAAATGCCTATCAGCCCCATCTATGCCTGGGCACAGTGAATCCATCCAAGGATTTTGAAATCTATGCACAGGAAAATACATGGCCTGAATTAGATCTCAACAACATCACTGGCGTCAAACGGCATCTTGATATCAAAGTAGTAACAGAGACCACAGGTCCTGCAGTGCCCCTGAATGACACAGATCAGGACTACAGGTACCATGCCAATCCACTCCCAGTGATCAAAGAATCAACAGATTTCACCTCCAGTAGCAGTGAGAGTGAAGATGAGCCTAATATGCACCTGGACACAGTGAGCCAAATCAATGATTTTGAAATCAATGCACAGGAAGACAGATGGCCTGAGTTGAAACTCGGCAACGTCAACCGTGTCAAGAGGCGTCTTGATATCAAGGCAACAACAGACACCACAGATCCTGCAGTGTTACTGAAGGACACAGATCAGGACTACAGGTGGTCTCAATTGGATCTTGGCAACATCAACCAAGTGAAACAGCCTGTAAATATCAAAGCATCAACCGATTCCACCTCCAGCAGTGATAGTGATGAGGAGCCCACTGATGTGAGAACGAGGATAGAAAACACGTCTCCACTCATAGAGCATCTTGGCACGGTGAGCCAGAAGAAGGAATCTGAAATGAATGTGCAGAATGAAAATTGGCCTGTGCTGGATCTCATCCATGTCACCCGTGTCAAGAGGCGTCTCGATATCAAAGTAGCAACAGAGAACACAGGTCCTGCAGTGACCCTGAGGGACACAGATCAGGACTACAGGTATAATGCAAAACCACATCCAGATTTCACAGCATCAACAGCTTCAACGTCAAGTAGTAGTGAGAGTGAAGAAGAGCCTAATATGCACCTGGACACAGTGAGCCAAATCAAAGATTTTGAAATCAACGCACGGGAAGAAAGATGGCCTGAGTTGAAACTCGGCAACGTCAACCGTGTCAAGAGGCGTCTTGATATCAAGGCAACAACAGACACCACAGATCCTGCAGTGTTACTGAAGGACACATATCAGGACTACAGGTGGTCTCAATTGGATCTTGGCAACATCAACCAAGTGAAACAGCCTGTAAATATCAAAGCATCAACCGATTCCACCTCCAGCAGTGATAGTGATGAGGAGCCCACTGGTGTGAGAACGAAGATAGAAAACACGTCTCCACTCATAGCGCATCTTGGCACGGTGAGCCAGAAGAAGGGATCTGAAATGAATGTGCAGAATGAAAATTGGCCTGTGCTGGATCTCAGCCATGTCACCCGTGTCAAGAGGCGTCTCGATATCAAAGTAGCAACAGAGAACACAGGTCCTGCAGTGACCCTGAGGGACACAGATCAGGACTACAGGTATAATGCAAAACCACATCCAGATTTCACAGCATCAACAGCTTCAACGTCAAGTAGTAGTGAGAGTGAAGAAGAGCCTAATATGCACCTGGACACAGTGAGCCAAATCAAAGATTTTGAAATCAACGCACAGGAAGAAAGATGGCCTGAGTTGAAACTCGGCAACGTCAACCGTGTCAAGAGGCGTCTTGATATCAAGGCAACAACAGAGACCACAGATCCTGCAGTGTTACTGAAGGACACAGCTCAGGACTACAGGTGGTCTCAATTGGATCTTGGCAACATCAACCAAGTGAAACAGCCTGTAAATATCAAAGCATCAACCGATTCCACCTCCAGCAGTGATAGTGATGAGGAGCCCACTGATGTGAGAACGAGGATAGAAAACACGTCTCCACTCATAGAGCATCTTGGCACGGTGAGGCAGAAGAAGGAATCTGAAATGAATGTGCAGAATGAAAATTGGCCTGTGCTGGATCTCATCCATGTCACCCGTGTCAAGAGGCGTCTCGATATCAAAGTAGCAACAGAGAACACAGGTCCTGCAGTGACCCTGAGGGACACAGATCAGGACTACAGGTATAATGTAAAACCACATCCAGATTACACAGCATCAACAGCATCAACGTCAAGTAGTAGTGACAGTGAAGAGGAGATCATGGGTCCTGTAGTGAATCTGGAGGACACTTACGTGAAAACTAAAGTGGAAAATGCTTATCAGCCTCATTTGCACGTGGGCACAGCAAGCTCAATCAAGGATTTGGAAATCGGTGCACGGGATGACGGATGGCCTGAGTTGGATCTCGGCAACGTCAACCGTGTCAAGAGGCGTCTAGATATTAAGGCAACAACAGAAACCGGGAATCCTGCAGTGACCCTGAGGGACACAGATCAGGACTACAGGTTTCATGTTAAACCACGTCCAGAATCAACAGCATCAACAGATTCAACATCAAGTAGTAGTGAAAGTGAAGAGGCGACCCCAGGTCTTCTAGTGAATCTGGATGATTCTTATGTGAAAACTAAAGTGGAAACTGCTTATCAGCCCCATTTGCAACTGGGCACAATCAAGGATTCAGAAATCAATGCACAGGAAGAAAGATGGCCTAAGTTAAATCTCAGCAACATTAGTGGCATCAAACAGCGCCTCGATATCAAAGTCAAACCACATCCAGAGATCAAAGAATCAACAGATTTCACCTCCAGTAGCAGTGAGAGTGAAGAGGACTTTACTGTAGTTAATCTTGATAACGCTTATGTGAAAACTAAGGTTGAAAATGCTTATCAGCCTAAATTACACCTGGACAAAGTGAACCCAATCAAGGATATTGAAATCAACGCACAGGAAGACAGATGGCCTGAGTTGGATCTCGGCAACGTCAACCGTGTCAAGAGGCGTCTTGATATCAAGGCAACAACAGAGACCACAGATCCTGCAGTGTTACTGAAGGACACAGATCAGGACTACAGGTGGTCTCAATTGGATCTTGGCAACATCAACCAAGTGAAACAGCCTGTACATATCAAAGCATCAACCGATTCCACCTCCAGAAGTGATAGTGATGAGGAGCCCACTGATGTGAGAATGAAGATCGCAAAGTTTTCTACACCCATAGTGCACCTGGGCACAGTGGACCCAAATAAGGAATCTGAAATGAATGTGCAGAAGGGAAATTGGCCTCTTGTGGATCTCAACCGTGTCAAGAGGCGTCTTGATATCAGAGTAGGAACAGAGACCACAGGTCCTACACTGATTCTGGAGGACACAGATCAGGACTATAGGTACCATGTCAAAACACGTCGAGAAACTTCCACAGATTATACCtccagtagcagtagcagtgacagtgaagaggagagcaggggacCTGCAATGAATGTGGATGACAAAACTAAGGAAGAAAATACACATAAGCCTAGTTTGCACCTAGGCACAGTGAAACCAATCAAGGATACGGAAGTCGATGCAAAAAACGACAGGTGGCCCGAGTTGGATCTCAGTCGACTCCCCCATATCAAGAGGCGTCTTGATTTCAAAGCATCAACAAAGACCCCAAGTTCTGCCGTGGATGACACTAACGATGACTGGTGGTCTCATACAGATCTCGATAATATCACCCGTTCTAAAAGGCGTTTGGATATCAAAGTACCAACGCCCTTACCAGAGAGGACCTCCATTAGTAGTGGATTACCATTGCAGTCTCGTTCTTCCTCATCCAGTAATGACAGTGATGGGGAGATGAAAGTCCAAATGgtaaaagaagaaagagaagaccCCGTTGTCGGAACCATGAGTGAGATCAGATGGCCGGACCTTAATCCCCGTGTCCCTCGCATCAAGAGGCGTATTGATGTTAAGACACCTTTACCAATACCACATCCAGGAAAAGTTGACCCTGTTCAAAATGATATAGGGTCTTCCACGAGTGAGAGTGAGGATGAAAAACAAGTGCAAACACGTCAGCATGAAAGTGAGGTGCATGTGTTATCACCGACCACTAAAAATGAGTCAATTGTACACTTCAAAGGGCCATTATATGACGACTCTCTCACTTCGAAGAGAGATCCAATTATTAAATTAGAGAAGTATGCTGTGATTACAGATGGGTTGGATGACAATAACAAAGGCCTCAAGAGTATCCCAGGACCAGAATACACCCCAGATCTGGAGTCCCGTTGGGCAGGGCTCAATCTTGGGAAATCGCGCTTAAGACAGCGTCTCGATATCAGCGCCAACAAGGCTGCTCCACTCAAGGTATCATCTGAAACTGAGATACGGTCTTCTAGCGGGGAGAGAGTGGATAAGATCAAGGAATGGGCAGAGAAGAGTAGCAGTGTTAAGGATTCGGACATTGATGCACAGAAAGAAACATGGCCTCTGGTGGATCTCGGAAACGTCACTGGCGTCAAGAGGCGTCTTGACATCAAAGTAGCAACCCCATCACCAACATCGAGTAGCGGTGATAGTGGAGAAGCCAACAGTTGGCCTGTGTTGGACCTTGACAACATCTCCGGCATCAAACGGCGTCTTGATATCAAAACAACACCATCATCAAATATTTCAATCGAAGACTGGAACACCAGACTGGAATCTCCGCCTCCTGTTCCAGACTCCTCCACCAGTAACGAGAGTGAGAATGCCTCAATGCGTCACAGGAGGGTGGACTTCCCGGAGTACCATACTCACGGCCCGGCTCGCTCTTTTGCTCAGTCTGTCAGGGGAACCTCAGACACAGAGGTGGATAGCTCCTTTACAACAGTAGACATCAAGGGGTGGCGTTCTGTGAAGATGGGCACGCAGGAGAGGAGGGGCCTGGGCGCTCTGAGAGCCATGTCCTCAGAGAGGAAAAGGTGGGACACGGACGACAAGGAGCTAGGGGCTGAAGGGTCCTCTCAGCAAAGCAGCCATCAGGGTATTCCCTTAAGAGAGGCCCCCAGTTTGAACTATTCGTTCTCTGGTGAGGACTTAGAACCTCATAGCAGTATCATATCAGTACAAGAAGCTAGAGCTCCAGAAAGACTCCCGAGGTCACGCCAGAGAACCGAGTATCAGAACAGACTCATGGGACGTGACAGGCAGGGTGGGGATACTAAAGTAGATTTAAGACATCCTCCAGAATACTTAGAAATACAGAACTCCACACTGTTTGACTCATCAAATCCAATGTCTGAAGTTTAA